One Aureibacillus halotolerans genomic window, GGCAGCTACTGCAGCTGCAGAAATAGCCGGCACAAGCTTGAAGCGCGCATAGGCAATCGTGTTCATCCCTAAAATGACCGAAGTGGTATTCGTGTCATCACTCAATGGGGAGGCGAAAGCGCCAAAAGTGCCGCTCGCAAAAACTGCCCCCACGACAAGTGGCAGGCTCACGTCAGAGACTTGCGCCAATGACACACCTAGAGGCATCAGAATGCCCCATGTGCCCCAGGAGGAACCAATAAAGTACGAAATAAAGGCACCAAGCAAAAACAACACTGGTGGCACAAAAGCAACCGGAATCCAGCCAACATTGTTCGTAACAAATGTCGAGAACCCCATAGCGCCCGTGGCGTCGGCCAAGGCCCATACGACAGCCAATAGCAGAACAACGTTCATTACTTCATTTCCGCCTTCAATAAGCGCAGCAATTAAGGCACTTAGCTTAAATGCCTGAAATCGAAACAGGATCATTGATAAAAGCACGCTTAACACTAGCGCTAACACCATCGCCGTGAGGACATCGGCTTCAATAAACGCTTGAAAGCCCTGAAATCCTTGAGCGACCCCATCCAAGTAAGTCAAAAACACAGTTAAAAACAACACAACTGCCAAAGGGATAAGAAGATTTAACGGCTTTTCCGGAAGGTCTTTTGCGACAGACGGATGACACCCTTCCCATTGATCGTCTGGTTCCTCGCCACCTGCCTTTGTCGCTGATGCTTTGCCATGATGAAAAAAGCTAAGATAAAAGCCAATCGCAATCATTGAAAATGAAAAGAAATTAAAAGGAATGCTTTGGAGATAAAGTTGGTACGGATCCTGGGTCAACCCTTCATTATGCAACGAAATGTCAATGACAGAGGTCATATAACCAACAAAGGCTGTCGCAATTGGAACGAGCACAATAAAAGGGCTGGCCGTTGTTTCTATCGCAAAAGCCAATTCCTGTGGGGTCATCTTTACACGTTTGAGAAGGGCTCTCATGATTGGAGCCACCGTCACAATTCGGAAGCTTGGGGCGCTGAATGTACCTGTTGCAGAGATCCACGTTAAAGCGAGTGCCCCTTTTCTAGAGCCAATTCGATTCGATGCTTCCTTTACAAACCCCTTAATGCCCCCTGCACGTTTAATCATGCCAACCATCCCAGCAAACAAGTACAAAAAGACGATGATTTTCAAGTTGTTTTCGTCTTGAAGCCCTTTAATAATAAAGCCTATTGCCGTCTCAAAGCCGCCCAGCCAATGGGGCGTCAGGAAATAGGACGCTGTCAGCAATCCCGCCCCCAGCCCAGGAAGCACTTGCTTCGTCAACACTGCCACGACGATCACAGCCAGAAATGGCAGCAAACTAATCCACGTTCCTTCCATTCCATGGCCCCCTCACATTTTTTGTTAGTGTGTGAGGAACACTTAGCAGCTATACATTTAGAAGGAAAAATGGGAAGGAAAAACGATTGGATGCGGCGCGTTTTGACGAGGAAACGATCTGTTGACTCCTGTATCCGATCCGTACCAAACAGTATTCGATCACTTTCACATTTTATTAATTCCTACTCTGCACACCTCTTTCAAAACAAAAAAACGCCTGCCACACTACGTTATGTGTACAGGCGTCTCGTGGTTTACCAGCCGCCAACCTCGCTTGGATTGCCGCCAAACCGTTCTTCTTTATTTAGGGTGTCAATGTTTTTTAAGTCATCATCGGATAGGGTGAAATCAAACACTTCCGTGTTGCTCTTAATACGTTCTGGTGTTGTAGATTTCGGAATGACAACAATATCATTTTGAATCGCCCAGCGTAGCATGATCTGTGCGGTTGATTTATTATGCTTTGCAGCCACTTGCTTGAGAATGTCATTTTCTAGCAAGCGACCCTGACCTAGTGGTCCCCATGATTCGATTTGAATTCCCTGCTCCTTACAAAATTCACGGAGCGGTTTTTGTGCGAGCTGTGGATGCAACTCCACCTGGTTGATCACAGGCTTATGTGTATGGTCTTTTAGGAGCTCTTTCAAATGAGGAATTTCAAAGTTGCTTACGCCGATCGCCTTGACGCGCCCATCATCGTACAGCTTGCCAAGCGCCTGCCACGTTTCGCTGTAGGTTGCCTTCATCGGCCAGTGCACAAGATACAGATCGAGATAATCCGTTCCAAGCTTGTTTAAACTGCGATCAAAAGCGGCAATGGTCTCATTAAAGCCTTGCTCATCATTCCACACCTTGGACGTCAAAAACAAATCCTCTCTCGCCACACCGCTCTCTTTTATTGCTTGACCGACGCCTTCTTCATTTTGATAGAAGGAAGCTGTGTCGATGGAACGATACCCGACCTCAATCGCTGATTTTACTGCATTAACAACTTCATTGCCTTCAGATACTTTAAATACACCAAAACCAAGTCTAGGCATTTCAAGTCCATTTGCTAACGTTGTCGTTTCTGTTAAATGCATCGCCAAGAAAATCGCTCCTTTATTCGTTTTAGCTACTACGCTACGCCTCTTCGTGAGAAAAAGCAAAAATTCTGCA contains:
- a CDS encoding aldo/keto reductase; translation: MAMHLTETTTLANGLEMPRLGFGVFKVSEGNEVVNAVKSAIEVGYRSIDTASFYQNEEGVGQAIKESGVAREDLFLTSKVWNDEQGFNETIAAFDRSLNKLGTDYLDLYLVHWPMKATYSETWQALGKLYDDGRVKAIGVSNFEIPHLKELLKDHTHKPVINQVELHPQLAQKPLREFCKEQGIQIESWGPLGQGRLLENDILKQVAAKHNKSTAQIMLRWAIQNDIVVIPKSTTPERIKSNTEVFDFTLSDDDLKNIDTLNKEERFGGNPSEVGGW
- a CDS encoding Na+/H+ antiporter NhaC family protein — protein: MEGTWISLLPFLAVIVVAVLTKQVLPGLGAGLLTASYFLTPHWLGGFETAIGFIIKGLQDENNLKIIVFLYLFAGMVGMIKRAGGIKGFVKEASNRIGSRKGALALTWISATGTFSAPSFRIVTVAPIMRALLKRVKMTPQELAFAIETTASPFIVLVPIATAFVGYMTSVIDISLHNEGLTQDPYQLYLQSIPFNFFSFSMIAIGFYLSFFHHGKASATKAGGEEPDDQWEGCHPSVAKDLPEKPLNLLIPLAVVLFLTVFLTYLDGVAQGFQGFQAFIEADVLTAMVLALVLSVLLSMILFRFQAFKLSALIAALIEGGNEVMNVVLLLAVVWALADATGAMGFSTFVTNNVGWIPVAFVPPVLFLLGAFISYFIGSSWGTWGILMPLGVSLAQVSDVSLPLVVGAVFASGTFGAFASPLSDDTNTTSVILGMNTIAYARFKLVPAISAAAVAAVLYLIVPFLMG